The following coding sequences lie in one Hydrogenophaga sp. PBL-H3 genomic window:
- a CDS encoding OmpW/AlkL family protein, whose product MKKTTVALASLVLMASGAALAQDFNAGSLLVRARAVHLDSANKDSTGLDLSINNKTLPEIDFTYFFSPNLAAELVLTVPQKQRVYAGATQIGSLKHLPPTLTLQYHFNHSNGIKPYLGAGLNYTRFSSVDLLGGGADLKRNSYGLALQAGVDVPLSKNLYLNVDVKKVYIKTDVIAAGSNIGTFKVDPILLGVGLGWRF is encoded by the coding sequence ATGAAAAAGACCACTGTGGCTCTCGCCTCCCTCGTGCTGATGGCATCGGGCGCGGCCCTTGCACAAGACTTCAACGCAGGCTCGCTGCTGGTGCGCGCCCGCGCCGTTCATCTGGACAGCGCCAACAAGGACAGCACCGGCCTGGATCTTTCGATCAACAACAAGACGCTGCCCGAAATCGACTTCACGTACTTCTTCAGCCCCAACCTGGCGGCCGAACTGGTGCTGACCGTGCCGCAGAAGCAGCGCGTGTACGCCGGCGCCACCCAGATCGGCAGCTTGAAGCACCTGCCGCCCACGCTCACCTTGCAGTACCACTTCAACCACAGCAACGGCATCAAGCCCTACCTGGGCGCCGGTCTGAACTACACGCGCTTCAGCTCGGTGGATCTGCTCGGTGGTGGCGCGGACCTCAAGCGCAACAGCTATGGTCTGGCCTTGCAGGCCGGCGTTGATGTGCCGCTGTCCAAGAACCTGTACCTGAACGTCGACGTGAAGAAGGTCTACATCAAGACCGACGTGATCGCCGCTGGAAGCAACATCGGCACCTTCAAGGTGGACCCGATTCTCCTGGGCGTGGGTCTGGGCTGGCGCTTCTGA
- a CDS encoding MFS transporter, whose translation MSEHPLPPQHSQALTGTAPSALVPAQARLGLVAIFGSTFFQLVGYFMLMPLLLLRLKGDGVSTALAGVFVATGWLGVFAMTPFASAITQRLGRRPSLWLAAFVPVVAIMGFLFSHSLVLWFVCILIEGMAAGLRWVLAEAVVAEFSPPTQRGRNVGIFETMVGTTFVLGPLVLAWYGAQSDAALWLALALTVFGLGWSLLIPRLPAAADAHNAKVGLSGVWHALRLHPLIMTVGFVGGFFESGLTSILPLYGLALGLGATAAALLVSASGLGSAIMMLPAGLLADRLAHHPAQRWGNARASRLTIMRMCALITLLATLVIPFVAGTPWLAAPVAFLWGGAGGSLYTLAMIDIGSREDGITLVNSTAVLVLSYTLGGVLAPAAGAAALQWAPTVGFPVLLLSVAGLGWWLLRRAAPSPSAGTPRG comes from the coding sequence ATGAGCGAACACCCGCTGCCGCCGCAGCACAGCCAGGCCCTCACCGGCACCGCGCCCAGCGCGCTGGTGCCCGCACAGGCGCGCCTCGGGCTGGTGGCCATCTTTGGCTCCACCTTCTTCCAGCTGGTGGGCTACTTCATGCTCATGCCACTGCTGCTCTTGCGACTCAAGGGCGATGGCGTGTCCACGGCGCTGGCCGGCGTGTTCGTGGCCACCGGCTGGCTCGGCGTGTTCGCCATGACACCGTTTGCCTCGGCCATCACGCAGCGCCTGGGCAGGCGGCCCTCGCTGTGGCTCGCGGCCTTCGTGCCGGTGGTGGCCATCATGGGTTTCCTGTTCAGCCACTCGCTGGTGTTGTGGTTCGTGTGCATCCTCATCGAAGGCATGGCCGCCGGCCTGCGCTGGGTGCTGGCCGAAGCCGTGGTGGCGGAGTTTTCACCGCCCACACAGCGAGGGCGCAACGTCGGCATTTTCGAGACCATGGTCGGCACCACCTTCGTGCTCGGCCCGCTGGTGCTGGCCTGGTACGGCGCGCAGAGCGATGCGGCGCTCTGGCTGGCGCTGGCGCTCACCGTGTTCGGCCTGGGCTGGAGTCTGCTCATTCCGCGCCTGCCTGCCGCCGCCGATGCGCACAACGCCAAGGTTGGCCTATCGGGCGTGTGGCACGCGCTGCGCCTGCACCCGCTGATCATGACGGTGGGGTTTGTGGGCGGTTTCTTCGAGAGCGGCCTCACGTCCATCCTGCCGCTGTACGGTCTGGCGCTGGGCCTGGGCGCCACCGCCGCTGCGCTGCTGGTGTCGGCCAGCGGCCTGGGCAGCGCCATCATGATGCTGCCCGCCGGCCTGCTGGCCGACCGCCTGGCCCACCACCCTGCACAACGCTGGGGCAACGCCCGCGCCAGCCGCCTGACGATCATGCGGATGTGTGCGCTCATCACGCTGCTGGCCACGCTGGTGATTCCCTTCGTGGCCGGCACACCCTGGCTGGCCGCGCCAGTGGCCTTTTTATGGGGTGGCGCCGGCGGCAGCCTCTACACCCTGGCCATGATCGACATCGGCTCGCGCGAAGACGGCATCACGCTGGTCAACAGCACCGCCGTGCTGGTGCTCTCCTACACGCTGGGCGGCGTGCTGGCGCCGGCCGCCGGCGCCGCGGCCCTGCAGTGGGCGCCCACGGTGGGATTTCCGGTGCTGTTGTTGTCGGTGGCCGGGCTGGGCTGGTGGCTGTTGAGACGCGCAGCGCCGTCCCCATCTGCGGGAACCCCACGGGGTTAA
- the metF gene encoding methylenetetrahydrofolate reductase [NAD(P)H] → MGLPVSFEFFPPKTPEGVEKLRAVRQQLYALRPEFCSVTYGAGGSTQEGTFNTVRDILAESVPAASHFSCIGATKASVREQLATLKAMGVKRLVALRGDLPSGYGAGGEFHYASDLVAFIRAETGDDFHIEVAAYPEVHPQAKSPESDLQAYATKVRAGAHSAITQYFFNSDAYFRFVDDAYKLGADVPVVPGIMPITSSTQLMRFSDASGAEIPRWIRLRLQAFGDDTASIKAFGLDVVTDLCDQLRNGGVPALHFYTMNQSAATLEIAKRLQLS, encoded by the coding sequence ATGGGTCTGCCCGTGAGTTTTGAATTTTTTCCACCCAAGACACCCGAGGGTGTGGAGAAGCTGCGCGCGGTGCGCCAGCAGCTGTATGCGTTGAGGCCCGAGTTCTGCTCGGTGACCTACGGCGCGGGTGGCTCCACGCAAGAAGGCACCTTCAACACGGTGCGCGACATCCTCGCCGAATCGGTGCCGGCGGCCTCGCACTTCTCGTGCATCGGTGCCACCAAGGCCTCGGTGCGGGAGCAGCTCGCCACGCTCAAGGCCATGGGCGTGAAGCGCCTGGTGGCCCTGCGCGGTGATCTGCCCAGCGGTTATGGCGCGGGTGGCGAGTTCCACTACGCGAGCGACCTGGTGGCCTTCATCCGCGCGGAGACCGGCGACGATTTCCATATCGAGGTGGCCGCGTATCCGGAGGTGCACCCGCAGGCGAAGTCGCCCGAGTCGGATCTGCAGGCCTACGCGACCAAGGTGCGCGCGGGCGCGCATTCGGCCATCACCCAGTACTTCTTCAACAGCGACGCCTACTTCCGCTTTGTGGACGACGCCTACAAGCTGGGCGCCGACGTGCCGGTGGTGCCCGGCATCATGCCCATCACCAGCTCCACGCAGCTCATGCGTTTTTCGGACGCTAGCGGCGCCGAGATCCCGCGCTGGATCCGGCTGCGCCTGCAGGCCTTTGGCGACGACACGGCGTCCATCAAGGCCTTCGGCCTGGACGTGGTGACCGACCTGTGCGACCAGCTGCGCAACGGCGGCGTGCCGGCGCTGCACTTCTACACCATGAACCAGAGCGCGGCCACGCTGGAAATCGCGAAGCGCCTGCAGCTGTCATGA
- a CDS encoding Bug family tripartite tricarboxylate transporter substrate binding protein: protein MHSPASLNRRTVLMAVAATVAAPALRAQTLPRTIRLVVPFPPGGSPDILARALQPRLAAALGVNVVIDNKPGAGGSLGATDVARSAPNGATLLMGHTGTLAVNPAIYPGLAYDPQKSFAPIAWVARVPNVLVINASLPITSLKQLIERAKAQPGQLTHASGGNGSAAHIAFEYLKQRAGMFMLHIPYRGTAPSITDVIGGRVDCTFTGAPAVLPHVQGGRLRALAVSSPQRLPALPNVPTVAESGYPGFEADQWYGIVGPAGMPPDLVARLNAEINAALVHPEVLEPLTREGATPMPSKPQDFAALIAREIPRWAEVVRIGNVKPS from the coding sequence ATGCATTCCCCTGCTTCATTGAACCGCCGCACCGTGTTGATGGCCGTCGCGGCCACCGTGGCCGCGCCCGCGCTGAGGGCCCAGACACTGCCCCGCACCATCCGGCTGGTGGTGCCGTTCCCGCCCGGCGGCTCGCCCGACATCCTGGCCCGGGCCTTGCAGCCCCGGCTGGCCGCCGCGCTCGGTGTGAACGTGGTGATCGACAACAAACCGGGTGCCGGGGGTTCACTGGGCGCCACGGACGTGGCGCGCTCGGCGCCCAATGGCGCCACGCTGCTCATGGGCCACACCGGCACGCTGGCCGTCAACCCCGCCATCTACCCCGGCCTGGCCTACGACCCGCAGAAGAGCTTCGCCCCGATCGCCTGGGTGGCCCGTGTGCCCAACGTGCTGGTGATCAACGCATCGCTGCCCATCACCTCGTTGAAGCAACTCATCGAGCGCGCCAAAGCGCAGCCCGGCCAGCTCACGCACGCTTCGGGCGGCAATGGCAGCGCCGCCCACATCGCCTTTGAATACCTCAAGCAGCGCGCGGGCATGTTCATGCTGCACATCCCCTACCGCGGCACGGCGCCCTCGATCACCGACGTGATCGGTGGTCGCGTCGACTGCACCTTCACCGGCGCGCCAGCCGTCCTGCCGCACGTGCAGGGTGGCCGCCTGCGTGCGCTGGCGGTGTCGAGCCCGCAGCGCCTGCCCGCCCTGCCCAACGTGCCCACGGTGGCCGAGAGCGGTTACCCCGGCTTCGAGGCCGATCAGTGGTACGGCATCGTCGGCCCCGCCGGCATGCCACCCGACCTGGTGGCGCGGCTCAACGCAGAGATCAACGCGGCGCTGGTCCACCCCGAGGTGCTGGAGCCGCTCACGCGCGAAGGCGCCACACCCATGCCGTCGAAGCCGCAGGACTTTGCCGCGCTCATCGCGCGCGAGATTCCGCGCTGGGCCGAGGTGGTGCGCATCGGCAACGTCAAGCCGTCCTGA
- a CDS encoding 2Fe-2S iron-sulfur cluster-binding protein, with protein sequence MSTAHRFHELPIARISPEAAGAVAITLAIPAEQRTAFAFEPGQFLTLRATIGGQDVRRSYSISSPRSLLTQRGELTLGIRPVDGGVFSNWAASELRAGDTLKVMPPDGRFTVHKPRALHRVGFAAGSGITPILSLMASTLEESPQAKFTLVYGNRRMDSVMFNEALQDLKDRYADRLTLIHILSRQAQEVPLLEGRIDGDKVRALIATLLPVASMDEVFICGPEAMIDATEQALLDAGVRPDRVHTERFTSPTLQALPAEARKAVVLGHADAAVRTDGDVALTVLLDGKPHALRMNRDERVLDVALSAGLDLPWSCRGGVCCTCRAKVMEGSVAMEKNYTLEPWETDKGFVLSCQARPTSDALVISFDER encoded by the coding sequence ATGAGCACCGCACACCGCTTCCACGAGCTGCCCATCGCCCGCATCAGCCCCGAAGCTGCCGGCGCCGTGGCCATCACCCTGGCCATACCGGCCGAGCAGCGCACGGCGTTCGCTTTCGAGCCGGGCCAGTTCCTCACCTTGCGCGCCACCATTGGCGGGCAAGACGTGCGGCGCAGTTACTCCATCAGCAGCCCGCGCAGCCTGCTCACGCAGCGGGGCGAACTCACGCTGGGCATCCGGCCGGTGGACGGTGGTGTGTTTTCCAACTGGGCGGCCAGCGAACTGCGCGCCGGCGACACGCTCAAGGTAATGCCACCCGACGGCCGCTTCACCGTGCACAAGCCGCGTGCACTGCACCGCGTGGGCTTTGCGGCTGGCTCAGGCATCACGCCCATCCTCTCGCTCATGGCCAGCACGCTCGAAGAATCACCTCAGGCCAAGTTCACCCTGGTCTATGGCAACCGGCGCATGGACAGCGTGATGTTCAACGAAGCGCTGCAGGACCTGAAGGACAGGTATGCCGACCGACTCACGCTGATCCACATCCTCTCGCGCCAGGCACAGGAGGTGCCGTTGCTCGAAGGTCGCATCGACGGCGACAAGGTGCGCGCGCTCATCGCCACGCTGCTGCCCGTGGCCAGCATGGACGAGGTGTTCATCTGCGGGCCTGAGGCCATGATCGACGCCACCGAACAAGCACTGCTCGACGCCGGCGTGCGGCCCGACCGGGTGCACACCGAGCGCTTCACCTCGCCCACGCTGCAAGCCCTGCCGGCCGAAGCGCGCAAGGCGGTGGTGCTCGGCCATGCCGATGCGGCCGTGCGCACCGACGGTGACGTCGCGCTCACCGTGCTGCTCGACGGCAAGCCGCACGCGCTGCGCATGAACCGCGACGAGCGGGTGCTCGACGTGGCCCTCAGCGCAGGCCTGGACCTGCCCTGGTCGTGTCGCGGCGGCGTGTGCTGCACCTGCCGCGCCAAGGTGATGGAGGGTTCGGTGGCGATGGAGAAAAACTACACGCTGGAGCCCTGGGAAACCGACAAGGGTTTCGTGTTGAGCTGCCAGGCGCGACCCACGAGCGATGCGCTCGTGATCAGCTTCGACGAGCGCTGA
- a CDS encoding TlyA family RNA methyltransferase, which translates to MRADQLLVERGLAASKSQAQRLIASGVRWRLPPGDWKTVSKNGEELRETVELQAVDNAETRFVSRGGLKLDGALQRVALDVRGLRCLDVGQSSGGFTDCLLQRGAQQVVGVDVGQGQLHPRLRADARVVCIERCNARDLTVEALMDAGGSAAAAPFDLIVGDLSFISQTLVWPALVPLLTAGGHVLMLVKPQFELQPEHIGKGGLVKSEASYPLVRERIEQVVQDSGLALLDYFESPITGGDGNREFLVFARLPA; encoded by the coding sequence ATGCGGGCAGACCAACTGCTCGTCGAGCGCGGGCTGGCGGCTTCCAAGTCGCAAGCGCAACGGCTGATTGCATCGGGTGTGCGCTGGCGGCTGCCGCCGGGCGACTGGAAAACCGTCTCGAAGAACGGCGAAGAGCTGCGCGAGACGGTGGAGTTGCAAGCGGTGGACAACGCCGAGACGCGTTTTGTCTCGCGCGGTGGCCTCAAGCTCGACGGTGCGCTGCAACGCGTGGCGCTTGACGTGCGTGGCCTGCGCTGCCTCGACGTGGGGCAGAGCAGCGGTGGTTTCACCGACTGCCTGCTGCAGCGCGGCGCACAGCAGGTGGTGGGCGTGGACGTGGGCCAGGGCCAGCTGCATCCGCGCCTGCGCGCTGACGCGCGGGTGGTGTGTATCGAGCGCTGCAATGCGCGTGATCTCACCGTTGAGGCCTTGATGGATGCGGGCGGCTCAGCTGCCGCCGCACCGTTCGACCTGATCGTGGGCGACCTGTCCTTCATCTCGCAGACGCTGGTGTGGCCAGCGCTCGTCCCCTTGCTCACAGCGGGTGGGCATGTGCTCATGCTGGTCAAGCCGCAGTTTGAACTGCAGCCCGAGCACATCGGCAAGGGCGGCCTCGTGAAGAGCGAAGCGAGCTACCCGCTGGTGCGTGAGCGCATCGAGCAGGTGGTCCAAGACAGCGGCCTGGCGCTGCTGGACTACTTCGAGAGCCCGATCACCGGGGGTGACGGCAATCGCGAATTTCTGGTGTTCGCCCGCCTGCCGGCCTGA
- a CDS encoding septal ring lytic transglycosylase RlpA family protein: MSFKSAFTLALATVLWLGGCATRAPSQPDPVEGDEPAAVLEEREIERGQASWYGDPFHGRRTASGEIFNMHDLTAAHKTLPFGTRLRVRNLATGQDVLLRINDRGPHVRGRIIDLSRAAAAQVGLLGSGTATVVLLAE, from the coding sequence ATGAGTTTCAAGTCCGCGTTCACGCTCGCCCTGGCCACTGTGTTGTGGCTGGGCGGCTGTGCGACGCGTGCGCCCTCGCAGCCCGACCCGGTTGAGGGGGACGAGCCAGCCGCGGTACTGGAAGAGCGCGAGATCGAGCGGGGCCAGGCCTCGTGGTACGGCGATCCCTTTCATGGGCGGCGCACCGCCAGCGGCGAGATCTTCAACATGCACGATCTCACCGCCGCCCACAAGACGCTGCCCTTCGGCACGCGCTTGCGGGTGCGCAACCTCGCGACCGGGCAAGACGTGTTGCTGCGCATCAACGACCGTGGTCCCCACGTGAGGGGTCGCATCATCGACCTGAGCCGCGCTGCCGCGGCGCAGGTCGGCCTGCTGGGCAGCGGCACGGCGACGGTGGTGCTGCTGGCCGAATGA
- the ahcY gene encoding adenosylhomocysteinase, which translates to MNARLNNPTFTDCAIADITLADWGRKEVKIAETEMPGLMAIREEFAKAQPLKGARITGSIHMTIQTAVLVETLQALGASVRWASCNIFSTQDHAAAALVANGTPVFAHKGESLDEYWDFTHRIFEFGAAGTEGEGPNMILDDGGDATLLMHLGQRAEKDASVLNNPQSEEEICLFNAIKAKLSEDKTWYTRKAAQIIGVTEETTTGVLRLNEMSAKGTLQFRAINVNDSVTKSKFDNLYGCRESLVDSIKRATDVMIAGKVCVVAGYGDVGKGSAQALRALSAQVWVTEIDPINALQAAMEGFKVVTMEYAADKCDIFVSATGNKNVIRYEHMAAMKDEAIVCNIGHFDNEIDVASLEKCVWDEIKPQVDHITFPDGKKITLLAKGRLVNLGCATGHPSFVMSSSFANQTIAQIELFTKQDQYEAGKVYVLPKHLDEKVARLHLKKVGAMLTELSDEQAAYIGVSKQGPYKANTYRY; encoded by the coding sequence ATGAATGCCCGTCTGAACAACCCCACCTTCACCGATTGCGCGATCGCCGACATCACCCTGGCCGATTGGGGCCGCAAGGAAGTCAAGATCGCCGAGACCGAAATGCCCGGCCTGATGGCCATCCGCGAAGAGTTCGCCAAGGCGCAGCCGCTCAAGGGTGCGCGCATCACCGGCAGCATCCACATGACGATCCAGACCGCCGTGCTGGTCGAAACCCTGCAAGCCCTGGGCGCCAGCGTGCGCTGGGCCTCGTGCAACATCTTCTCCACGCAAGACCACGCCGCCGCCGCACTGGTGGCCAACGGCACGCCGGTGTTCGCACACAAGGGCGAGTCGCTGGACGAGTACTGGGACTTCACCCACCGCATCTTTGAATTCGGCGCCGCCGGCACCGAAGGCGAAGGCCCCAACATGATCCTGGACGACGGCGGCGACGCCACCCTGCTCATGCACCTGGGCCAGCGCGCCGAGAAGGACGCCTCCGTCCTGAACAATCCACAGAGCGAAGAAGAGATCTGCCTGTTCAACGCCATCAAGGCCAAGCTCTCCGAAGACAAGACCTGGTACACCCGCAAGGCGGCGCAGATCATCGGCGTGACCGAAGAGACCACCACCGGCGTGCTGCGCCTGAACGAGATGTCGGCCAAGGGAACACTGCAGTTCCGCGCCATCAACGTCAACGACAGCGTGACCAAGAGCAAGTTCGACAACCTGTACGGCTGCCGCGAGTCGCTGGTCGACTCCATCAAGCGCGCCACCGACGTGATGATCGCCGGCAAGGTCTGCGTGGTCGCTGGTTACGGTGACGTGGGCAAGGGCTCGGCCCAGGCCCTGCGCGCCCTCAGCGCCCAGGTCTGGGTGACCGAGATCGACCCCATCAACGCCCTGCAGGCCGCAATGGAAGGCTTCAAGGTCGTGACCATGGAATACGCAGCCGACAAGTGCGACATCTTTGTGTCCGCCACTGGCAACAAGAACGTGATCCGTTACGAGCACATGGCCGCCATGAAAGACGAAGCCATCGTCTGCAACATCGGTCACTTCGACAACGAGATCGACGTGGCCTCGCTCGAAAAGTGTGTGTGGGACGAGATCAAACCCCAGGTCGACCACATCACCTTCCCCGACGGCAAGAAGATCACCCTGCTGGCCAAGGGCCGCCTGGTGAACCTGGGTTGCGCCACTGGCCACCCCAGCTTCGTGATGTCGTCGAGCTTCGCCAACCAGACCATTGCGCAGATCGAGCTGTTCACCAAGCAGGACCAGTACGAAGCCGGCAAGGTCTACGTGCTGCCCAAGCACCTGGATGAGAAGGTCGCGCGTCTGCACCTGAAGAAAGTCGGCGCCATGCTGACCGAACTGAGCGACGAGCAGGCGGCCTACATCGGCGTCTCCAAGCAAGGTCCGTACAAGGCCAACACCTACCGCTACTGA
- a CDS encoding HAD-IIB family hydrolase: MPTLPTPSPLVLWPAAARARIHGVLTDIDDTLTTNGAITPDALDALHRLRAAGLPVLAITGRPAGWSEAFALAWPVDAIVAENGAVALWRSDDGRLRRDYLQDAATRTTNFARLQATAQRVLRELPQTRLATDSPGRETDIAIDHSEFAHLNEAEIAQVVALMRRDGLNATVSSIHINGWIGDHDKLAGARWIVRTRLGRDLDTELDRWVYVGDSTNDARMFGHFPHSVGVANVARFWAALSHHPRFVAQGARGAGFAEVADAVLSAIDK, from the coding sequence ATGCCGACCCTCCCCACGCCCTCCCCGCTCGTCCTGTGGCCCGCCGCGGCGCGCGCGCGCATCCATGGGGTGTTGACCGACATCGACGACACATTGACGACCAACGGTGCCATCACGCCCGATGCGCTGGACGCCTTGCACCGCCTGCGCGCCGCTGGCCTGCCGGTGCTGGCCATCACCGGCCGGCCGGCCGGCTGGAGCGAGGCCTTTGCACTGGCCTGGCCGGTGGACGCGATCGTGGCGGAAAACGGCGCCGTGGCGCTGTGGCGCAGCGACGACGGCCGGCTCCGCCGGGACTACCTTCAAGACGCCGCCACCCGAACCACCAACTTCGCCCGCCTGCAGGCCACGGCACAGCGCGTGCTGCGCGAACTGCCGCAAACCCGGCTGGCCACCGACAGCCCCGGGCGCGAAACCGACATCGCCATCGACCACAGCGAGTTCGCGCACCTGAACGAAGCCGAGATCGCGCAGGTGGTGGCGCTGATGCGCCGCGATGGCCTCAACGCCACCGTGAGCTCGATCCACATCAACGGCTGGATCGGCGATCACGACAAGCTGGCCGGCGCGCGCTGGATCGTGCGCACGCGCCTGGGCCGCGACCTGGATACCGAACTCGACCGCTGGGTCTACGTGGGCGACTCCACCAACGACGCGCGCATGTTCGGCCACTTCCCGCACAGCGTGGGCGTGGCCAACGTGGCGCGCTTCTGGGCCGCGCTCAGCCACCACCCGCGCTTTGTCGCGCAGGGCGCGCGCGGCGCGGGATTTGCCGAAGTGGCGGACGCGGTGCTCTCGGCCATCGACAAATGA